ttttaactatcgtatacgagacaaattatcactgataataaattcaaaataattatcatatgtgagacaaggtataactaataaaaattttaaaaaaaatttacatgggGTTAATTCTAactcatatataaattttaactatcatatatagtataaattatcactgatgaaaaattcaaaataattatcatatgtgacacaagttcttactaataaaaatttcaaaaaaactatGTTACACTGGgtaaattttaactaatatataaattttaactatcatatacgggataaattatcgctgataaaaaattcaaaataattatcatatgtaaGACaagtttttattaataaaaattttaaaaaaaactattttacacggataaattctaactgatatataaatatgttttatgtaattgtttctttcaatttaaatatttataattgcaaccaattttattacaaaactataacttaaaaaaaatatcgtcGTAACGTTACGATTCATGCGATAGCACGAGTTTATTACTAGTAGATAAATAAAGGTCAAATACTGTTctatcatgtttttaatactTTTTCTCAAAGAAATAACTTGGTCAACTTTATATCCAAAATTTACAAaagaattataattaaatacATGGTAACCGAATTTCCAATTACTTAATTCATCGAAATAAACAAGAAATCTCACAATACATGAGGTAATTGAAAATTGTAGGCACGTCGTTCTCAGATGAGGAAGAGAATCTATTTTACCATCCTGATGTCATAATAACAATGCTGAATAATTTCAGACAAATCAGAAGAAAACAAGCCGCAtcatattttctctctctctctctctctctctcgatctctccttttcttttctacTAGATAGCTCCTTCCCTTTTTACTATTTCTAATTTAacaaagggtcttgttaacatgtgcccttagggcacatgttaagatataccaaaatagaaattcatcatttaatgatacaagaaatttaatgcttcaaaagtcaaaatgcacaaattagcatttaataatttctatttttgtttcgttaacatgtgccttaagggcacaagttaacattctcctttaacAAAATACAATACAAGTAGTAACACAGTGATATGATGTACGTAGAAAATTAAAGTGGTGATTAGATTAGATTACATTTAGAATAGTAGTAGACTAGTAGCTTTATAGAGTTTGAGTTGATGAAATGTCACTTTAGGGTTAGATGAAGGACTGGGGTCCTTAATATGGACCCCATGATGATCAGGTTTCTGAATTCTATGTCGATCATCGCCTGCCTACTAGGGCATCAAGTAAATAAAGTGTGTTTGTTCCTCTCTATCACTTTTTTCATACtatcattcattttattttaaataaaggaaaggagagagagaaaagagagagagagagagagagacttcacaacattcattcattattttgatatatatcATCTTCACAGCATTAATCAATCTTCACAAAGTATGGGTCACCATTCTTGCTGCAATCAACAGAAGGTTAAGAGAGGTCTTTGGTCCcctgaagaagatgaaaaactcATCACTTACATTACTACTCATGGCTATGGTTGTTGGAGTGAAGTTCCTGACAAAGCTGGTAGTACTACTAATCACATATATACTcctttttcaattattattattattattattattattattattattattattattattattattattttctcttttttatttccACTTTAATTAATTTGCTCATCATAATTAAATACAATAGTATTAATTCATGATGATGATCATCTGAATTAATTACTAATTATTTTGCTTTGAAATAATTAATCTCCAGGGCTTCAAAGGTGTGGTAAGAGTTGTAGATTGAGATGGATAAATTATTTGAGACCTGATATTAGAAGAGGAAGGTTTACACCTGATGAGGAGAAGTTAATTATTAGCCTTCACAACGTTGTAGGCAACaggtaatttaattaattacacTATTAGAACCTGTTATgattttcaatgatttttttttagtaagtaccctagatttttttaaaaaattgttgatcaTCAACTGTtctctttcttctcttcttACATTTTTTGTCCAGTGTGTGATATGCCTTTTCCTTTTCAACAAGGGAATTATATGAACTTAAATTGCCTACTTGgaacaaatatatatttgttactaattttcttTATTGTATTGGTTGAATGggatattatatatataaaatgcatTGAATTTTAGCTAGGTATTCAATATCAAAACAAACCAAATTAGTCCCTAGCTAGCTCTGGAATTAGCGTATGTTTGGATCTGCGTTAAGATATAATATGAAGCTTCTGACCTTCTGTGTTGCCGCGATATTTCTTCCACAATTTCTAAATAATCAACATGGCACCATACATATGCTATTATATAATCAATTAGTAAAAAGAAATTTCATAGAGTTGAATTCAGGCTATATATGATATGAAGGAGCTATGTATGAAATTCAAACTTTTGTTTTAGAGATGTAATTAAGCAAGCAAGGGAATCTTTGTGTTCCTAGCCTCAACTTCACACACACAAACCTATTATATCATACAGTCACTGttgtaagaaagaaaaaaaatactttttaggttcattagatcgatcaaatacattagttattcaattaacTTAAAAGTGATTCTTTGTTTCTAATATTGACTAGaggatatatcatatatatgcTTAGTATTTTAACTGACAAGTTTATAAATAAATCTTATATTTTGTGACTGAATTTGGGAATTGAAATGCAGATGGGCTCACATTGCAAGCCACTTACCAGGTAGAACGGACAATGAAATAAAGAACTACTGGAATTCTTGGATCAAAAAGAAAATCAGAAAACATAATTCAGCCTCTAATTCCTCAACCACCACCAATATTAACACACAAAATCATGTTCTTGATTTTACCTCCAATAATATTAAACTAGACCACTTTGCCAACCAAGATCAAAATGTAACAACAGCAAAACCAATATCATCATTTCAAGAAACAACTTTGTTTTCTCCCACATGCCCTTTATTTATGTTTGAGCCAAATTCACTACTACTACATGGAAGTGCAACAACAGAAggtaataataacaataatcatAATCTGCAAACAGATCAATATTTTCAAGATTCTGTTAATTTGATCAGCTCAGAAACATGGAATCAAGTTCAATCATCAGTATCATCACTACCTCCTCCAATATCATCAACAACTTCTTTTTCAATGGATACAATGAATATAAATTATCTACCACCTTTGATAGAGAATGTGGAAAACATGGAAGAAGAATCATGCTTTGATCATCAGAGGCAAGAGATGAATAACATTAACGATGAATGGCATCAACAAtgttctaataataataataacaactttctTTTCTGGGACAATATGGTTCATGGAAATGATCAACTTGGTGGGGAAGAACAACTAGCACCAAATTCAACAAATATGGGAACAAACACTATTACACTTTCTCcttttccttcttcatctttttgAGATAAACAATTAATGATTGTGTGAAACACTGTCcctactcttttttttaatcttttttcaGCCTCtttcttttgacatttttattctaactaggaaaaaaaaaattgatgatggTCCATGCCAGGCTTTGTGAAACTTGCAGGGATTCTTCTTTTACTTTTTCTGTGTCCCTTTTGATTGCTGATTTGTATGTAAagattgtaataaaaaaaaagtgatgagTGAAGTAATATTCATGTCATGTATAGCCATGCATGCGTGAAAGATTATTGGAGTGTGTTCTGCCTCTTTAGagggaaaaaataataaaggtgATTGCTACTGGTAGGTAACACTTAGCAGAGTTTGATTTTGAAGATACTATataaagcatttttttttaatcatttcaataaaatatttgaaagtaCGTGTGGTAGATTGTGAATGATATTATGATAATAACGTACTACTATAGGGACATGAATCTGCTGCTGTAATTACATGCAGTACCATGCTGTTTTTAATCACAGTCTTTGGTTTGAGATCGAACGATTCAAATTATACATCTGTTATGACACAGTCCAACAATCTCAGCCattgatcaagatcagacggctCACAGTAATAACTATGTGACGTATAGTTACTGCGTCAAATCCAATTCCTTACTATAGTATGTGTTCACTGCATTTCCATGTCttttatatagtatatagtaGCTTTTGATTTTTGAAGATTTTGTACTATAAAGTATCTTCAAGTTGGTACCAGTAgtaattatatatgtttgaCTGTAATTGTAAATTATGTGGTGATTAGTAATTGAATGAATGATAATAATGTGTGTCGCACTTTAAATTTGCATGTCTTATAAGTACACTACCAACCTGtctttgaaaattgaaaagggaaaaaaagaaagaaagagataaAAAAAGCATTGACTTATGACATGCTTGTCCCCAAATTACCAAGTACTAGAAACGCCAAAAGCAAAACGGAGAGATAAAGAGAAGGGACATGTGTCAGGTAACCATTATCTAAAGGGGTCCTATATATTATGGAGCATACCGCCAAAGATTTGGTTTCCATTTTTTATATAACATGTTATTTCTTCCAAACAATCCTACATGCTGTGTCAAAGTAAATACTCATTCAAGTTATTTCTGTATACTACTCTTCTAATTAGCAATTACAGTACAAatcaatttttagtcaaaaagagAATCAACCTTTTCTATCAGCAGAAAGGAAGTAGCACAACAATGTTGAAAGCAAATCAAACAATGTAATCACAAAAAGTTGCTATTGGGATTTAAGCGCATGAAAAGAGTTCGACTAAAAAGACTAGTCCAATAAATGGAAGAGTCTTATaacttaaatatcacattgagCACTTTAAAATGCTCGATGTGGGACTCCTAACAGCTCCCTACACGCAAATGGGCTGAGACACCCTCTCATTACCTAGTCAATGTTACACAATTATGTACGGTTAACCCAATTAATAAGAGATGGACAATGTCAGTGTTACACAACTACACAATTGCTGACTTGGCCGGAGATTAATAAGAGATTTAAAAGTCAAGTCAGCAATTGTGAACCAATTAATCTCCGGCCAGAGAGGGAACCAACCTCTAGTTGTATAGTCAGTGTTACAGTTAATCCAATTAACAATAGGTGGATAGTGCTTGgagatttaaaaataaaagtcaagGTGAGCAATTGCAAACTAGTCTTCGACCAAAGAGAGAACTAACCTTTTTTAGAAGTTTAATAATTTGAATCCCCATTGGAGAAAGATTTTCATTTGTTGGAATTTTGTTATGAATAAGATGTCAAATTAACAAAGATTTATAAAAGTAGGAATGTATCGACTACAAATAGATTTCCGCCGAGACAGATATTGACCAAAGCATCACCACTCCGATCTTTGATTCAAAACTTAATTTTGTCACTAGCTAGTACCTAGTTTACAAATGTTATTCTCAAGAATAATACTTTTTCTCGACACAAAtagcaaaaaaaattgtttacgcggtgtttaagaaatttagttaagtgtagttaatttttttgatttaatgtaaaacatgagttaagtttacaATATTACCCATTTTAAAAAgtataaaagtgaaataaatgcttaaaataaaatagaattaaataagggtatattaggaataatagtagtaattagtttaaaagtaattaacttttccttataataatgaccaaaatttaaaatgttttttttgtttatatatttgtgtCCAGAGGAGTatgcatataattttttaatgtcaAATCAAACGGTGGAAGAATTATGATAATTGATAGACTCTCTATTTCCTAAGAACGCCAACTCTAAGAAAAACTGCTTACTAATTTTGAGAAGTAATCAATTCCCAAACAAAGTTTAAGAGGATTGGCATCATTAATTTTCTCGAAGAACAATAACCAACTTTCTATTATTGATATCACCATATCAGATAGGAGTAAAATTTATGATCCatttatcaatttcttttgagGAGTTTGGCCAAGAGTACACCATAGggttaggatcctctccatttccaattatttccattttctccattattatatagttttggaaatataaatgtaaaagtgtgacattaagtgggtccaaatatcatttatacactcaaaaacatttaaaaactttggtaatggaagaaatggaaacaatagaaaatggagaggatcccaacTCCTAGCATAAAGTGAACAGTGTTTTTGACTAACCCAGCTCTTTTTGCAGTAGACTACAAGGAGGCCTACCAAGCTATATAACTTTCAACAATAGATTGGAGGGAAATGGATTTCCCGTTGTTATAGTAGGTTGGTGTAACAAATCAGAATTTAAACTGACGGGTAAgattatttttacttaattttatgATATGTAATTTTAATCGTTCGATTTGATATCAATGAATGTGATCTCTTATTGTGGCAAACTGTGAGGTCATACTACAACAGACAATCCACATCCTAGATCAGAGAAATAGAGCATTTGGTTACCCTTTAAGATTGAAAATCCAAGATAAATAAAAGAATGGTTCCAGTTGAGAAACCCAAAATATCGGATAAGTTGGCTAGCCTCTCATATTAGAGATGGCTCCAACACTTTTGACCTCCTAAATCTTACGCAATTAAGCAATTTTGAcaccaaattttaaaataataatttgagtcccttaattttgacatttttttttatcaaagtaGGTGGCTAGAATTTTACCATAGTGAAATAAATGAAACTATTGAAATTTGAACTTCAACCCCTAAATATGTAATGTTATGTTCTTATCGACTAAAATAAACTACGGAAAATTTTGACATGTCGATTAGAACATTTCATGCAacaatgattattaaaaaagataaagtaaataaaaaaatttattcatagtATAGTATCCATGTATAcgaaaattcttattttttcatACTCCCACGATATTTTTTTCTGACTCAtgcatatggagaaaattcggttagGAGGGGAGAACCTACCTCGTGTGCCCCACAGATTCTCTGACGGAGATTAATCACCGCTAACGGCagtgaaaacttcgtaccaatatcatggtaaaaaaaaactagttagttttttaattttaactttatttttaaaaaacttcgtaccaacttttatttatttttctttttaaatttatattagttATGTTTTTTTGGCACACAAGATGAATTGTCCAATCTCAAATGAATTTTTTCAATATACAGAAATCAAACTTCTAACCATATGCTTAAGAGAACCAAAACCCTTACCACCTGGAGTAATTCATTGACCATGCATTTCACTATATTTTATGAActaaaaatctttaaaatcCACTCTATAAAATAATTCCTCAAAGTTTGTATGTTTTTAAATACTATCAAGAAGTGTTTTATAAGtttgatttctattttttttatttatttaacgtattgttttatatttatgatgACGTGTTAAATTTTGATTGGATCTTGTTTTTAAAGGTGAGATGTTATGTTCGCTTCTCTCTCTCTTATATCCCCAAACAAAATACACTGCGCGCtttattttagggtttatactCACTCCACATACAGAGTTGCGGCAGAACTCATTTTCATCGCGCCACCATGGTGTGTTATCAAATTCCCAATTCTTAATCCTTCTATATTTTCAGTGTTCTCTTCAATTCTTAACATTTTCATGTattctaatttgtttttcagATCATATCAGAGAAGAACCGCAGAGAGATCTCCAAATACCTCTTTCAAGGTATATTTTCGTAACATCAATCATAACCTTAATACTTCATTCGTTTATGTGGGTTctgattttatttgttatgtgcAGAGGGTGTATGCTATGCCAAGAAAGATTACAATTTGGCAAAGCACCCAGAAATCGATGTTCCTAATTTGCAGGTCATTAAGCTTATGCAGAGCTTCAAATCCAGGGAATATGTTAGGGAAACCTTTGCTTGGATGCACTATTACTGGTTTCTCACTAATGATGGAATTGAGTTTCTCAGAACTTATCTTAATCTTCCTTCTGAGATTGTTCCTGCTACTTTAAAGAAACAGGCTAAGCCACCTGGTAGACCTTTTGGTGGTCCACCCGGTGATCGTCCTAGGTATTTTACCGTTTATATTTTATTGCattgtgttgtatttttttttagggtttttaattgtgtttgattgtaaattGGCAAATTTGTGAACAGGGGTCCACCGAGATTTGATGGAGAGCGTAGATTTGGTGGTGACCGTGATGGCTACCGTGGAGGTCCTCGTGGACCTGGTGGTGAATTTGGAGGAGAAAAGGGAGGTGCTCCTGCTGATTACAGACCCTCATTTGGGGTAAGCTTTTTGTCACTctattgttatgtttttttataattgtttatgTGAATTGTTTGTGGCCTAGTTTTAGTATCTTTGTCTACAGTATAAATCATGTAAGACAGTGTTAGTATCTAACTTATATTGTTATGTATTTATAGGATGCTTAATTGCCTTGTTTAGGATTTAAGATGATGTTAGTATACTGTTATGTATTTATAGGATGTCTAGTTGCCCTGTTCAGGATTCATGATGGTGTTAGTAGCTAGCTTTCATGATGGTGTGGAGAGTCTTGAACCAAGTCTAGTAGGAGGAAGTCATGGTGTTTCAATACTTGTTTTGGTATCTAATAATGTAACATTCTATAAGCTTCAAGTGTCGGGCTTCCCCGTGTTTTAGGCATGATCTATGTCAATTCTTCAATATCATTTGAAGTTGCAAAGTTCACTTGAATTTGTTGAGACATTTCCCTCATTTTCTTAATACAATTATACTATTTTGCTCCATTTCATATCTCTGTAAATggcctttttttttactcactGAATGGCCTTTTTAAAAACCTGATTTTTGAGTGAACACGGTTGTGTACTTTGATTGACGTAGTTGACTTCTCCTGTTAGATTTGTATAAGTGATGTTGTTGTTTTAATAGCTATGTAGTCATCATGTTCATAACTAGGTATTTGCAACAATGGGTTTTGGCAGAATTCTGTTCCTGTGTAGAATAAGTGCTTGCTTATTTTAGATATGGTCccattgttttttctttgaagTTTTCCTGAATCAAATGAGTTGTCTTATTGTGCAGGGTCCCGGTGGAAGGCCCGGCTTTGGTCGTGGGTCTGGTGGTTTTGGGGCTCCAACCAGCTCAGATGCTTAAACTATAATGTTTTCTGCTTTAGTTTTCTGTTAAgcttttttgaacaaaattttCTTGTAGTTGGAATTGTTTAATCCAAGTCACACTCTATATCACCAGTTTATCATTCAGTGAAGATTTTGAATTTGAGTGTTTTCCTTAAGTGACTAATCATCTAGCGCTCAATCTCTAATTATTTTCTCTTGTTCCCCCTTtatatttgttttgatgagtgcCGAAGCTTTGATGCTTTACAACTAACTTTTCCTATGTTTGTCAAATTTGAGCCACAAATatctgattttttttgcttCTGTTTTACAAATTTTGCTGTGCATGTAGGAAAAAATCAATAATGCATAAGCCTTGCTAAAAACCCTTAAAAGGGCATTTGTCAAATAAGCAGTATGGGAAATGTTAGCTCCTAACTTTTGTTCATGGATAAGTAGTTATTCCAGAGTAAACCTCCAATTACACTAGTCTTATCATTACTTACCTTTTTTCATTTGTCATAAAAAATGACTATGCGCATTACATTCAGAGGCCATCACTTAGTATATTGTTATGAGTTGACTATTGTGTAATACACAATTGTCTAGTGAAACTTTTTGAACTGTGGTGTGTGAAATATCTTCTGTTTGTTTTATGAGTCCTGAAATGATTCTGGCACATTACATTCAGAGGCCATCACTTGATATATTTGTTGCGAGTTAACTATTGTAATACACAATAACAACTGTAGTGAATATTTTTGAACTGTGGGTGTTTCAAATCTcttctatttgttttttttttatagaagaaaTGGGTGGATGTGATTGCATGCATAAAAAGTATAACTATTAAGTATTAACATTAACAAATCAATGAGCCTGTAAATTAACCACcgtttataaataataatgcaATTTTGCACAATGATACCTTGTTAATGTTGGTAAAATTCTATTCTTCATGttaatatttgtttcttatttgaAGATTATCAGTCATATATTATGCACTATTCAGAAATGATCGAGGGACCAAAATACTGCAAGGACCAAATGAATGTTATATGTATTGATGGAATGTATTTTAGGGACTAAGGACTAATTATTGGATAACGAGACATGAACTGTGTCAGTTCTGCATTTAACAATGCAGATAGAGCCTTACACTAACAGAGTCAAATGAGGAAAATGGTGTTATAAACTCTTTAATATGTTCAtataatttgagttttttcttttgtttttctctctatATTTAACTCCAGGTTTACTATATTCTCCAGACAAAATACAGATTTGTTAATAAGAGATGAAGCTGTTGCAAACTCGCAATCACTGTCCATGAAATAGGGCACTACAAACTCAAATGCAGAGTTTCCACGTTTGCTAATAATTTTctacaaacaacaaaaaattgcaTTTCTGCATTCACATATCAAACACAAAAAACACTTGTTGAGACAACAGATCCTGCACTTTGAGTTGACTGAAGCATGCACACGAGACAGATATTGAGAAAAACATTTTTCACATAAAAGAATATATAGTTGAGTTGATTTCaaatagagaagaaaaagaaaatctcTTGAGAACTTTATATACTGTGTAACACATAGAGTACACTATAACTTATCTCTTTCATTTCATGTTCAGTTTAATCTATTAActtcttttcatttctttacTCTTTTTCATTTCATAAAGTTCAATACGTGTTGAAGTTTCAACCATGCCACTTGTTTCATTTCATATGCAATTCGTGAGTCCAGAATGGTTAGAACTTATAGGTGAAAACCAAACctaaaaagagaaagaagagtAGTTTCTAGAGATTTTAAGTGTTTTAACCATTATGGAAAACAAAGCAAGCATCTCGTGATAAATCTTCAAAAGCAATTAATTTGtgatattttacttttaaaaatcaCGTTATAGTTTTAGCTTTTACAGGTAGAATTATCAATAACCAAGTATTATGCTCATGATCTGGAAAACTCCATTTCAGGTTtgttattaaaattttcattaaatCACACTTATCCTACATTTGCTTCTTTTTCACTTTCTtgtgttttgtttctctctctaCATGTGTCAACATTAGCTTCCAATACATTGCTCCAAGAACAAAGGTACCCTTGTATTTTTATATACTAATTTGGTAGCTTTACATTAAAATTTGCTATATAGTCAATATGTATAGTACAGTtagaagaaaaggaaaatattgtaAGGTTTAACTAACTAATAAACTGAATGcagtgaaaaattatgttttctgTTGTTTATGCAGTGAAAAATGATGTTTTCTGTTGTTTCTGTTCTTCAAATTCACAAATTCTTTTTTGTGTATTGGAAAGGTGAAGACCCTTTGTTCCAAATTTTAAAACCAAACATGGCCACAAAAGAGTCAAGTTCTTCGGCTTCAGCTGCAGGGGACACTAAAATCAAAAGGATTCTTACCCATGGTGGTAAATATGCACACTACAATGTGTATGGAAACTTGTTTGAGGTTTCTTCTAAGTATGTGCCTCCCATTCGCCCTATCGGTAGAGGCGCTTATGGTATCGTTTGGTGagtgttttgtttctttctttctttcatgattttttttcttggcTTTTCTTTTGAACTAGGACTAGCAACATGCTTGAATTTGATGTTTGTTTGTTGGAAATGATTTTACGTTCACTTGAACATTGTTTCTTTTTAGTGCTGCTGTTAATTCTGATACGCACGAACAAGTTGCTATTAAGAAGATCGGTAATGCATTTGACAATATAATCGATGCTAAAAGGACTTTGAGAGAAATCAAGCTCCTTCGTCACATGGATCATCCAAATGTAAGTGCTCATCTCttgttttgttcattttttactACTTGCTCATCAaattcgtaattttttttttgaagttggAGAAGTgggaaattaatattaattaaagtggCACTAATGACCATTTTACAACGGTCGGATTTGAACTCCGTACCTTGAGGTTATAAGGTCAAATTCTTACCACTGAGCTGACACCTTATGGACATCAAGTTTGTATTTTAAACTCGCAATATCTTTGGTAAATCATTCAGAGTGTATAAGGCTAAATTATGCAACCTTGTTCTAGTCTCTTTACGTTATACGAGTCTTATTAGATTCTAGCATGAACAGTTACTGTGAATTATGAAATTAGACATGAATTAGTTGTGGATTATTTAACTGCATataagttataaaaaaattatgactgATGTGTAGCTAACTATTTATGGATTACAGTCTTTATCTAACAATAGCTAACTGATGAGTCATAAAATAGTACAAAATCAACGAAAaggtaattatatttttgagtgTTGAGTGAGAAGCTAATTTCCGTGCAATACAATTTCATTCTTTGTTAAAAACTGTCACAGAGAAAAAAGAtcttaaaaacatatataagtCGAAGGTAAGTGACGGTTTTTGACTTTTTTTCATACTCCAACAACTATCATGGAAGAAAAAGTGACTTTCTCCACATCTACATTTCTGAGCATATTCCGCTTTAAACTACTTTTCTGTTTAAATACTGAAAACTGCTATTATCTTTCACCAGATCATTGGCATCAAGGATATCATACGACCCCCGAAAAAGGAGGCATTTAATGATGTATACATTGTTTATGAATTAATGGACACTGATCTCCATCATATAATTCATTCTGACCAACCTCTTTGTGAAGAACATTGTCAGGTTTGATTCTAATGATATTGTTAGACCTTAATTGCATGTCAACTACTAGTATATTTTTTCAGAGAAAGTCTTGATTATGGTCTGTTTGGTTAAACAATTTAATAAGTGCTTATAGCTTAAGCGTTTATCATATAAGggtttatgtataagctatttctataataacaaaagataaGATATAGTCAAACCATTTTCATacaagctataagttgttttcataagccaTCGTGGAGAGCTTATGGAGATAAGCTGAAAActgcttatggacatgtcataagctcgGCCAAAAAGTCTCATAAATGCTTATGCTAGTAggtaagctcaaataagtcaatccaaacaaactatATTTGCTAACATAACATGGTCGTACAAACTCTCATGCATGAGAAGTATTGAGTTTCGATCTGTTCTTTTGAATTGAGTTGGAAACTAAGCATAGAATTAACATTTCATGAAATTTCTGCAGTACTTCTTATATCAGCTGTTACGTGGGCTGAAATATGTGCACTCGGCTAATGTTTTGCACCGCGATCTTAAGCCAAGTAATTTACTAGTGAATGCAAACTGTGACCTTAAAATTGGTGACTTTGGTTTGGCAAGGACAACATCTGAAACCGATTTCATGACTGAGTATGTTGTCACGAGATGGTACCGAGCCCCCGAATTGCTCCTCAATT
This portion of the Trifolium pratense cultivar HEN17-A07 linkage group LG3, ARS_RC_1.1, whole genome shotgun sequence genome encodes:
- the LOC123914518 gene encoding transcription factor MYB86-like produces the protein MGHHSCCNQQKVKRGLWSPEEDEKLITYITTHGYGCWSEVPDKAGLQRCGKSCRLRWINYLRPDIRRGRFTPDEEKLIISLHNVVGNRWAHIASHLPGRTDNEIKNYWNSWIKKKIRKHNSASNSSTTTNINTQNHVLDFTSNNIKLDHFANQDQNVTTAKPISSFQETTLFSPTCPLFMFEPNSLLLHGSATTEGNNNNNHNLQTDQYFQDSVNLISSETWNQVQSSVSSLPPPISSTTSFSMDTMNINYLPPLIENVENMEEESCFDHQRQEMNNINDEWHQQCSNNNNNNFLFWDNMVHGNDQLGGEEQLAPNSTNMGTNTITLSPFPSSSFGLYSLHIQSCGRTHFHRATMIISEKNRREISKYLFQEGVCYAKKDYNLAKHPEIDVPNLQVIKLMQSFKSREYVRETFAWMHYYWFLTNDGIEFLRTYLNLPSEIVPATLKKQAKPPGRPFGGPPGDRPRGPPRFDGERRFGGDRDGYRGGPRGPGGEFGGEKGGAPADYRPSFGGPGGRPGFGRGSGGFGAPTSSDA
- the LOC123916746 gene encoding mitogen-activated protein kinase homolog MMK2-like isoform X3, yielding MYSTVRRKGKYCEDPLFQILKPNMATKESSSSASAAGDTKIKRILTHGGKYAHYNVYGNLFEVSSKYVPPIRPIGRGAYGIVCAAVNSDTHEQVAIKKIGNAFDNIIDAKRTLREIKLLRHMDHPNIIGIKDIIRPPKKEAFNDVYIVYELMDTDLHHIIHSDQPLCEEHCQYFLYQLLRGLKYVHSANVLHRDLKPSNLLVNANCDLKIGDFGLARTTSETDFMTEYVVTRWYRAPELLLNCSEYTSAIDVWSVGCIFGEIMTREPLFPGKDYVHQLRLITELIGSPDDASLGFLRSDNARRYFRQFQQYRKQKFSSRFPNMLPEALDLLEKMLIFDPNKRITVDEALCHPYLSSLHNTNEEPVCPRPFTFDFDQPTCTEENIKELIWKESVKFNPDPPCQ
- the LOC123916746 gene encoding mitogen-activated protein kinase homolog MMK2-like isoform X2, yielding MLMIWKTPFQLPIHCSKNKGEDPLFQILKPNMATKESSSSASAAGDTKIKRILTHGGKYAHYNVYGNLFEVSSKYVPPIRPIGRGAYGIVCAAVNSDTHEQVAIKKIGNAFDNIIDAKRTLREIKLLRHMDHPNIIGIKDIIRPPKKEAFNDVYIVYELMDTDLHHIIHSDQPLCEEHCQYFLYQLLRGLKYVHSANVLHRDLKPSNLLVNANCDLKIGDFGLARTTSETDFMTEYVVTRWYRAPELLLNCSEYTSAIDVWSVGCIFGEIMTREPLFPGKDYVHQLRLITELIGSPDDASLGFLRSDNARRYFRQFQQYRKQKFSSRFPNMLPEALDLLEKMLIFDPNKRITVDEALCHPYLSSLHNTNEEPVCPRPFTFDFDQPTCTEENIKELIWKESVKFNPDPPCQ
- the LOC123916746 gene encoding mitogen-activated protein kinase homolog MMK2-like isoform X1, which encodes MMFSVVSVLQIHKFFFVYWKGEDPLFQILKPNMATKESSSSASAAGDTKIKRILTHGGKYAHYNVYGNLFEVSSKYVPPIRPIGRGAYGIVCAAVNSDTHEQVAIKKIGNAFDNIIDAKRTLREIKLLRHMDHPNIIGIKDIIRPPKKEAFNDVYIVYELMDTDLHHIIHSDQPLCEEHCQYFLYQLLRGLKYVHSANVLHRDLKPSNLLVNANCDLKIGDFGLARTTSETDFMTEYVVTRWYRAPELLLNCSEYTSAIDVWSVGCIFGEIMTREPLFPGKDYVHQLRLITELIGSPDDASLGFLRSDNARRYFRQFQQYRKQKFSSRFPNMLPEALDLLEKMLIFDPNKRITVDEALCHPYLSSLHNTNEEPVCPRPFTFDFDQPTCTEENIKELIWKESVKFNPDPPCQ